A stretch of the Hydra vulgaris chromosome 09, alternate assembly HydraT2T_AEP genome encodes the following:
- the LOC136085525 gene encoding uncharacterized protein LOC136085525: MRSLCNKIEIFNQFLIDTNIDIACLTETWLNHSGKQIILSQINNNYTCISNERQDRMGGGTAIFINKKYSDKIEKIKLTTDYSFNLVPKQEIELTIARVYPKLLPRGYSSCLVICAYIPVWSKSEQRNASYQLAQLIEPAITRCTIGNKPLIFLAGDLNGCPTDFICRSHQLIHFNTHSTRKTSILDIILSNAPKCYVSNTLPSFGNSDHLVVVSQPPLNLYKSTRPVPHKVVYRSGRIADTVALIRSTNIEILVDSPYEIQVACNNFYHSILSAQDICQPLKTTTLVNPKPWMTQLIQGLIKERQQLFFSGYYKEWKALANRISKLITKRKRIYNRRFITGKTDFWREISLADKGKITTPISETLANQLNDHFQSVWTGKKQPSLSCFINREANPPTTPIFTLNNIVNQLSKLKPGSSGPDDLSPFLLKSARFEIASSLCILFNRLIENSYLPDQWKSANITPIPKISNPQSSNDYRPIAFTSALCKVFERIITIFIVHHTKHIWVSNKQFGFLPGRSTMDAIIQIIEDWSHAKDNNKSIYAIFFDFEKAFDLVSHDKLLLKLVNILPSWLTSWIAAYLSNRRQRIKTNDHTTDWKCIEAGVLQGSVLGPILFILFISDINVYLPPETILEKYADDILTYIINDKFPTNLPQSIVDGVALWSKVNGMKLNGPKCKIIRIIPRCSEIQALPSIVLNNTELEIVSSHKYLGIMLNENIDWDEQWTKVHNNIKSIPYLLRRLKQIGHTQPNLLQVYRSYAISHLIYSAPILTSCSAAAKREIQHFHKNALQIIGIDVTNSSSFNIIFDIEELLDRIYDWVFVLGDDHVPDVVHFTGESGPKHSISPESKPIEYLDLFFTYELLKNIVNFTNSYADTWIQNNQQHLRSHSTLKGIDNYYTSPQLLLDLYAHQTTATCTVRVNRKGLPEICIKSKLKSKEVYQYRKGRLLCVSYQDGKKKPILLSTVAKAGFTEMRNRRGNIFLCNQMLLPFTIKPWVM, from the exons ATGCGCTCACTCTGTAACAAAATTgagatttttaatcaatttctcATAGATACCAACATTGACATTGCCTGTTTAACTGAAACCTGGCTTAACCACAGCGGTAAGCAAATTATTCTTTCTCAAATCAATAATAATTACACTTGCATAAGCAATGAACGTCAAGATCGCATGGGTGGTGGTACtgctatatttataaacaaaaaatactcagataaaatagaaaaaataaaattaactacaGACTACTCGTTTAACTTGGTGCCTAAACAAGAAATCGAACTAACAATCGCTCGTGTGTACCCAAAATTACTCCCCCGAGGATACTCTTCTTGCCTAGTTATATGTGCCTATATCCCGGTTTGGTCTAAAAGTGAGCAGCGCAATGCATCTTATCAACTTGCACAACTCATTGAACCAGCCATAACTCGTTGCACAATCGGCAATAAACCACTAATATTTCTTGCAGGGGATCTAAATGGCTGCCCTACTGACTTTATTTGTCGTTCTCACCAACTCATTCATTTCAACACACACTCCACCAGAAAAACATCTATTCTTGACATCATCTTGAGTAACGCCCCTAAATGCTATGTGTCGAATACTCTTCCTAGTTTTGGTAATTCAGATCACCTTGTTGTAGTTAGTCAACCTCCTCTAAATCTCTATAAATCTACTCGCCCGGTTCCCCACAAGGTTGTTTACCGGTCAGGTAGAATTGCTGACACTGTTGCACTGATACGATCTACCAATATTGAAATCTTAGTTGATTCACCGTATGAAATACAAGTTGCTTGCAACAACTTTTATCATTCTATACTCTCTGCCCAAGACATCTGCCAACCTCTAAAAACAACAACGCTCGTTAACCCTAAGCCTTGGATGACACAACTTATTCAAGGCCTTATAAAAGAGCGTCAACAACTCTTTTTCTCCGGGTACTACAAAGAGTGGAAAGCACTTGCAAATCGAATTAGTAAACTAATTACCAAAAGAAAGAGAATCTATAACAGGCGTTTCATTACTGGAAAAACAGATTTTTGGCGTGAAATCAGTCTTGCTGATAAAGGTAAAATTACAACCCCTATCTCTGAGACACTAGCAAACCAATTAAATGATCATTTTCAAAGTGTTTGGACTGGCAAGAAACAACCCAGCCTCTCATGCTTCATTAACCGAGAGGCAAACCCGCCTACTACCCCCATTTTTACCCTTAATAACATTGTCAACCAACTCAGCAAACTCAAACCAGGTTCCTCAGGACCAGATGATCTCTCTCCGTTTTTACTCAAATCTGCTCGCTTTGAAATCGCCTCATCACTCTGCATCTTATTCAACCGCCTTATAGAAAACAGTTACCTACCTGACCAATGGAAATCAGCAAACATAACACCGATTCCAAAAATTTCTAACCCACAATCGTCTAATGACTATCGACCAATTGCCTTTACATCCGCAttatgtaaagtttttgaaCGTATTATTACCATATTCATTGTCCATCACACCAAGCACATATGGGTCTCTAACAAACAGTTCGGTTTCCTTCCAGGCCGAAGTACGATGGACGctattattcaaattatagaGGACTGGAGTCATGCAAAAGATAACAACAAATCAATTTATGCAATATTCTTTGATTTCGAAAAAGCTTTTGATCTTGTCAGTCATGACAAGTTACTGTTAAAGTTAGTGAACATTCTACCTAGCTGGCTCACCTCTTGGATCGCAGCTTACTTATCTAATCGTCgacaaagaattaaaacaaatgatcACACCACTGACTGGAAATGTATCGAAGCAGGTGTACTTCAGGGTAGTGTTCTAGGTCCAATCCTGTTCATTCTATTTATTTCCGACATTAACGTCTATCTTCCACCTGAAACCATCCTCGAAAAATATGCTGATGACATACTGACCtatataattaatgataaatttcCTACCAACCTGCCTCAATCCATTGTTGATGGCGTCGCTCTTTGGTCAAAGGTAAATGGAATGAAACTTAATGGCCCGAAATGTAAAATCATAAGAATTATTCCCAGATGCTCCGAAATTCAAGCTTTACCATCCATTGTACTCAATAACACTGAACTTGAAATAGTCAGCAGCCACAAATATCTTGGAATCATGCTCAATGAGAATATTGATTGGGATGAACAATGGACAAAAGttcataacaatataaaatcaatacCATATCTGCTCAGACGTCTTAAGCAAATTGGTCACACTCAGCCAAACCTTTTACAGGTCTACCGATCTTACGCTATTAGCCACTTGATATATAGTGCTCCTATTCTTACTTCGTGCAGTGCTGCTGCAAAAAGAGAGATCcaacattttcataaaaatgccCTACAAATTATTGGAATTGATGTAACCAATTCAAGCAGCTTCAATATTATTTTCGACATTGAAGAGTTACTTGACAGAATCT ATGATTGGGTATTTGTTCTAGGAGATGATCATGTTCCTGATGTTGTTCACTTTACTGGTGAATCAGGACCTAAGCACTCAATTTCACCTGAGTCTAAGCCTATTGAATAtcttgacttgttttttacttatgaacttttgaaaaatatagtaaattttactaatagttATGCTGATACATGGATTCAAAATAATCAACAACATTTGAGGTCCCATTCAACATTAAAAG GTATTGACAATTATTATACTTCTCCTCAACTGTTATTAGATCTATATGCTCATCAGACCACTGCAACATGCACAGTGAGAGTCAACAGGAAAGGCCTACCAGAAATCTgcattaaatcaaaattaaaaagcaaggAGGTTTACCAATATAGAAAAGGTCGTTTGTTGTGTGTGTCATACCAAGATGGTAAAAAAAAGCCTATATTACTATCTACTGTTGCAAAAGCAGGTTTTACTGAAATGCGTAACAGAAgaggaaatatatttttatgtaaccAAATGTTGTTGCCCTTTACAATAAAACCATGGGTGATGTAG